From the Tripterygium wilfordii isolate XIE 37 chromosome 6, ASM1340144v1, whole genome shotgun sequence genome, one window contains:
- the LOC119999317 gene encoding kinesin-like protein KIN-14I produces MATEQVLALVEDVLQQHGARSRDIDMVSRKAEEASLRRYEAAGWLRKTVGVVGGKDLPAVPSEEEFRLGLRSGIVLCNVLNKVNPGAVPKVVEGPCDSVIIPDGAALSAYQYFENVRNFLVAVEEMGLPTFEASDLEQGGKSARIVNCVLALKSYSDWKQSGCIGSWKFAGNSKPPTSNGSRQFVRKNSEPFMNSISRTMLLGEKSIDSLSSEQPSHVALGHDHNDAGAHRSLDMLVRAVLANKKQEEIPILLESMLSQIMEEFEHQLASQNEVVKTTPKDTAASSPSLSLSRTSSSDIKMEEKEVSAPITREECLNKKHDDCNKESSKQLLKMHMLLEQPQRDVQVLKSTLQTTKEGMQFLQMRYQEEFNNLGKHLRGLAHAASGYQKVLEENRKLYNQVQDLKGNIRVYCRVRPFLTGKANSLSTVEHIEEGNITITTSSKYGKDGRKSFTFNKVFGPCVTQEEVFSDTQPLVRSVLDGYNVCIFAYGQTGSGKTYTMTGPNELTEESLGVNYRALSDLFLLSHQRRDVISYDISVQMLEIYNEQVRDLLVTDGLNKRLEIRNSSQTGINVPDANIVPVSTTSDVINLMNLGQRNRAVGSTAMNDRSSRSHSCLTVHVQGKDLTSGTVLRGCMHLVDLAGSERVDKSEVTGDRLKEAQHINKSLSALGDVISSLAQKNSHVPYRNSKLTQLLQDSLGGQAKTLMFVHISPEADATGETISTLKFAERVASVELGAARVNKCSAEVKELKEQIASLKAALARKEGEPEHLSHSQFSSPESSITKSRGFSSHHSWHGAGDMSGNHRHPVDDVGSIEGRKKSSSKPRRRSLDPQDMMNSPPWPPLGSHALSVKDDDKESASSGDWVDKVMVNKLDSLSRVENPVGHWEVLDNRQLPETFYQSVMLDSSKIYPEQPYNRYIMNKKDSQDYDVQRNRHETASTDDELEAATSDCSEPDYLWQSNIPRSSSLLIGSGVSGPKTKKSNLRAPKVIETRSSIPSLIPQPSRKLSNGVNQPSHKTGSIQVPLDGKRKVGHAK; encoded by the exons ATGGCGACCGAGCAAGTTTTGGCCCTCGTTGAGGATGTTCTACAACAACATGGGGCTCGCTCGAGGGACATTGATATGGTTTCAAGAAAAGCTGAGGAAGCAT CGTTGAGAAGGTACGAAGCAGCTGGATGGTTGAGAAAGACAGTCGGAGTTGTTGGGGGTAAAGATTTGCCGGCTGTTCCCTCCGAAGAAGAATTCAGGCTTGGTTTGCGTAGCGGGATTGTCCTTTGCAATGTTCTTAACAAAGTCAATCCCGGAGCTGTCCCAAAG GTAGTTGAGGGTCCATGTGATTCTGTTATTATTCCAGATGGGGCGGCTCTATCTGCATACCAGTACTTTGAAAATGTAAGGAACTTCCTCGTAGCCGTGGAGGAAATGGGGCTTCCTACCTTTGAAGCCTCTGATCTGGAACag GGAGGGAAATCTGCAAGGATAGTAAATTGTGTACTGGCACTTAAATCATATAGTGACTGGAAACAGAGTGGTTGTATTGGGTCATGGAAATTTGCTGGAAATTCGAAACCCCCAACCAGTAATGGCAGCAGACAATTTGTACGGAAAAATTCGGAACCATTCATGAATTCAATATCACGGACCATGTTATTGGGTGAGAAGTCCATAGATAGCTTGTCCAGTGAGCAGCCTTCACATGTTGCTCTAGGCCATGACCACAATGATGCT GGTGCTCATCGGTCGTTAGATATGCTAGTCCGTGCAGTTCTTGCCAataagaaacaagaagaaataccAATT CTTCTGGAATCTATGCTGAGTCAAATTATGGAGGAGTTTGagcatcaactagcaagtcaaaatgAGGTG GTGAAAACAACTCCAAAAGATACAGCAGCATCTAGCCCCAGTCTGTCTCTTTCGAGAACTTCTTCTAGTGACATTAAG atggaagaaaaagaagtcTCTGCTCCAATTACAAGGGAGGAATGTCTCAATAAAAAACATGATGATTGCAACAAGGAATCAAGCAAGCAACTTCTGAAAATGCATATGCTGCTTGAACAACCGCAAAGAGATGTTCAG GTACTAAAAAGCACCTTGCAAACTACAAAGGAAGGAATGCAATTTTTGCAAATGAGGTACCAAGAGGAGTTCAACAATCTAG GTAAGCACTTGCGTGGTCTAGCTCACGCTGCTTCAGGATATCAGAAAGTTCTTGAAGAAAATCGCAAGTTATATAATCAAGTGCAGGACCTGAAAG GAAACATTAGGGTATACTGCAGAGTGCGACCCTTCTTGACAGGGAAAGCAAATAGTTTGAGTACAGTAGAGCACATAGAGGAAGGGAATATCACAATAACCACCTCATCAAAATATGGAAAAGATGGAAGAAAATCATTTACTTTCAATAAAGTATTTGGTCCTTGTGTGACCCAAG AGGAGGTGTTCTCTGACACCCAACCTTTGGTTCGGTCGGTTCTTGATGGGTATAATGTTTGTATTTTTGCTTACGGTCAAACAGGATCTGGTAAAACTTATACTATG ACTGGACCAAACGAGCTTACAGAGGAGAGCCTAGGTGTAAACTACAGGGCATTGAGTGACCTATTTCTACTCTCACATCAGAGAAGAGATGTCATTAGCTATGATATCTCAGTGCAGATGCTCGAAATATACAATGAGCAAGTTAGGGACCTCCTTGTGACAGATGGTCTTAACAAGAG ACTAGAAATTCGAAACAGTTCCCAAACTGGAATTAATGTACCGGATGCAAACATTGTACCTGTATCAACAACTTCTGATGTTATAAATCTTATGAATCTTGGGCAGCGGAATCGAGCGGTGGGCTCTACAGCCATGAATGATCGAAGCAGTCGATCTCACAG CTGCTTGACAGTTCATGTTCAAGGGAAAGACCTGACATCTGGAACTGTTCTTCGTGGTTGCATGCACCTGGTTGATCTGGCAGGAAGTGAGAGGGTTGACAAATCTGAGGTTACAGGAGATAGGTTAAAGGAAGCACAGCATATCAACAAGTCTCTTTCTGCTTTAGGAGATGTGATTTCTTCTCTTGCTCAAAAAAATTCACATGTTCCCTATAGAAATAGTAAACTCACTCAATTGCTTCAAGATTCACTTG GTGGGCAGGCAAAGACACTCATGTTTGTTCATATTAGTCCTGAGGCCGATGCTACTGGAGAAACAATTAGCACCCTTAAATTTGCTGAACGTGTTGCCTCTGTTGAGCTTGGTGCTGCTCGAGTTAACAAATGTAGTGCAGAGGTGAAAGAGCTTAAAGAACAG ATTGCTAGTCTTAAGGCAGCCCTAGCAAGGAAGGAGGGAGAGCCAGAGCACCTTTCGCATTCTCAATTTAGCTCCCCAGAAAGCTCTATAACAAAGAGTCGAGGGTTTTCTTCTCATCATAGTTGGCATGGTGCAGGAGATATGTCCGGCAATCATAGGCATCCTGTGGATGATGTCGGTAGCATAGAG GGTAGGAAGAAATCTTCATCGAAACCAAGAAGGAGAAGCTTGGACCCACAAGATATGATGAACTCACCTCCCTGGCCACCTTTGGGCAGTCATGCTCTAAGCGTAAAGGATGATGACAAAGAATCTGCTAGTTCTGGTGACTGGGTTGATAAGGTCATGGTGAACAAACTTGACAGTTTGAGTAGAGTAGAAAATCCGGTCGGACACTGGGAAGTACTCGATAACAGACAGTTACCTGAGACATTTTATCAGAGTGTCATGCTAGATTCTTCGAAAATATATCCAGAACAACCCTATAATAGATACATCATGAACAAAAAGGACAGCCAAGACTATGATGTACAAAGAAATCGGCATGAAACGGCCAGCACCGATGATGAGCTTGAGGCTGCAACTAGTGATTGTTCTGAGCCAGACTATCTTTGGCAATCAAATATTCCTCGGTCTAGTAGCCTGCTTATTGGGTCTGGAGTCTCTGGACCTAAGACGAAAAAGAGTAATCTCAGGGCACCAAAGGTCATCGAAACCCG GAGTTCTATTCCATCGTTGATTCCTCAGCCATCGCGGAAACTATCCAATGGGGTTAATCAACCTTCACACAAGACAGGAAGCATACAAGTTCCTCTTGATGGGAAGAGGAAAGTTGGGCATGCCAAGTGA
- the LOC119999511 gene encoding probable protein phosphatase 2C 5: MSQAEVSRMRPSLVPLATLLGREMRNEKVEKPFIKYGQAGLAKKGEDYFLIKVDCQRIPDNPSTSFFVFAIFDGHNGISAAIFVKENLLRNVLNAIPQGISREEWLQALPRALVAGFVKTDIEFQQKGETSGTTVTFVVIDGWTVTVASVGDSRCILDTQDSVVSLLTVDHRLEENVEERERVTASGGAVGRLNFFGGNEVGPLRCWPGGLCLSRSIGDTDVGEFIVPIPHVKQVKLSNAGGRLIIASDGIWDALSSDVAAKSCRGLPAELAAKLVVKEALRSRGLKDDTTCLVVDIIPSGYPVLPATPMKKQNVLSSLIFRKRSQNSLYKTNKPSAVGVVEELFEEGSAMLVERLGKDFPSNEDSGLLRCAVCQVDQTPAEGLPVNSGTFFSPPPKPWEGPYLCTSCQKKKDAMEGKRPDLH; the protein is encoded by the exons ATGAGCCAGGCTGAAGTATCAAGGATGAGGCCTTCACTTGTTCCGCTTGCGACCTTGCTCGGTCGTGAGATGAGGAATGAGAAGGTTGAAAAACCTTTCATTAAATATGGGCAGGCTGGTTTGGCAAAGAAAGGGGAGGATTACTTTTTGATAAAAGTTGACTGTCAGAGGATTCCAGACAACCCTTCGACGTCATTTTTTGTCTTTGCG ATTTTTGATGGGCATAATGGTATATCGGCCGCTATCTTTGTGAAGGAAAATTTACTGCGTAATGTCTTGAATGCCATTCCCCAGGGCATTAGTAGGGAAGAATGGCTTCAAGCTCTACCTCGGGCACTAGTTGCGGGTTTTGTTAAAACTGATATAGAGTTTCAGCAAAAAG GGGAAACTTCTGGGACAACGGTGACTTTTGTTGTGATTGATGGGTGGACTGTGACTGTTGCGTCTGTGGGGGATTCTCGATGTATATTGGACACACAGGACAGCGTGGTTTCTCTTTTGACTGTTGATCACAGACTAGAAGAGAATGTCGAAGAGAGGGAACGTGTCACTGCAAGTGGGGGTGCAGTAGGAAGGCTCAATTTTTTCGGGGGCAATGAG GTTGGCCCTCTCCGGTGCTGGCCTGGTGGATTATGCCTTTCGAGGTCCATTGGTGACACGGATGTGGGAGAGTTCATTGTCCCAATACCACATGTCAAACAAGTAAAG ctTTCAAATGCTGGAGGAAGGCTTATTATTGCTTCAGATGGCATCTGGGATGCTCTATCCTCAGATGTGGCTGCCAAGTCTTGTCGGGGTTTACCTGCTGAGCTTGCTGCAAAGCTGGTCGTTAAG GAGGCTCTAAGATCAAGGGGCCTGAAGGATGATACAACCTGCCTGGTTGTTGACATAATACCATCTGGTTATCCTGTTTTACCTGCGACACCGATGAAAAAACAGAATGTGCTTAGTTCACTTATCTTTCGGAAGAGGTCTCAGAATTCTTTATATAAAACAAATAAGCCATCTGCTGTTGGAGTTGTGGAGGAGCTGTTTGAGGAGGGCTCTGCCATGCTTGTGGAAAG GCTGGGTAAGGATTTTCCTTCAAATGAAGATTCTGGATTATTGAGATGTGCAGTCTGCCAGGTGGATCAAACCCCAGCTGAAGGTTTGCCAGTGAACTCTGGTACATTTTTTTCACCTCCACCTAAGCCATGGGAAGGTCCGTATTTGTGCACAAGCTGTCAAAAAAAGAAGGATGCCATGGAAGGAAAAAGGCCAGACCTGCATTGA
- the LOC119999510 gene encoding eukaryotic translation initiation factor 3 subunit A-like: MSTFAKPENALKRAEELITVGQKQDALQALHDLITSKRYRAWQKTLEKIMFKYVELCVDMRRGRFAKDGLIQYRIVCQQVNVNSLEEVIKHFMFLSTEKAEQARTQAQALEEALDVDDLEADKRPEDLMLSYVSGEKGKDRSDRELVTPWFKFLWETYRTVLEILRNNSKLEALYAMTAHRAFQFCKQYKRTTEFRRLCEIIRNHLANLNKYRDQRDRPDLSAPESLQLYLDTRFEQLKIATELQLWQEAFRAVEDIHGLMCMVKKTPKASLMVVYYAKLTEIFWISSSHLYHASAWLKLFTLQKSFNKNLSQKDLQMIASSVVLAALAVIPYDQTCGASHLELENEKERNLKMANLIGFNLDPKLENREVLSRSSLLSELVTKGVMSCATQEVKDLYHLLEHEFFPLDLASKIQPFLAKISKLGGKLASASSIPEVQLSQYLPALEKLATLRLLQQVSRVYQSMKIESLSLMIPFFDFSVLEKISVDAVKNNFIAMKIDHIKGVVTFGHLGLESDGLRDHLTHFAESLNKARVMIYPPVQKASKLGEILPTLGEVVEKEHKRLLARKSIIEKRKEEQERQLLEMEREEESKRLKLQKITEEAEQKRLAAEYEQRKNQRIRREIEEREHEEAQAMLEEAEKRGKSKGKKKPILEGEKVTKQTLMERALNEQLRERQEMEKKLQKLAKTMDYLERAKREEAAPLIEAAFQRRLVEEKMIHEREQQQEIEMSRQRHDGDLAEKNRLARMLDNKLIFEEKVISRRQAEFDRLRMEREERINQIIQARRQEREAMRKKIFFVRTEEERLKRLREEEEARKHEEAERRKKEDAERQAKLDEIFERQKQRERELEEKERLRREALLGRSTDGPSRLSEARPLETGAAAAAAPAPGPGKYVPRFRRERVDGGGQAPPPEQDRWGSRSDDRPPQSSDRWRSDDRKPSYGSKGWPSARGAPRDR, translated from the exons ATGTCAACGTTTGCGAAGCCAGAGAATGCGTTGAAGCGAGCAGAAG AGTTGATTACTGTTGGGCAAAAGCAAGATGCATTACAAGCTCTTCATGATCTAATCACCTCAAAGAGATACCGTGCTTGGCAAAAGACACTTGAAAAGATTATGTTCAAGTATGTAGAGCTTTGCGTTGATATGCGGAGGGGTAGGTTCGCTAAGGATGGTTTGATTCAATATCGAATTGTTTGCCAACAAGTGAATGTTAACTCTTTGGAGGAAGTCATCAAGCATTTTATGTTTCTCTCCACTGAGAAAGCCGAGCAGGCTCGTACCCAGGCTCAAGCCCTGGAAGAAGCTCTTGATGTTGATGACCTTGAAGCAGATAAAAGACCTGAAGATCTGATGCTAAGCTATGTTAGTGGGGAAAAGGGAAAAGACAGGTCTGATCGTGAACTTGTTACTCCATGGTTCAAGTTTTTGTGGGAGACTTATAGAACGGTGCTTGAAATATTACGAAACAACTCAAAGTTGGAGGCACTATATGCG ATGACAGCACACCGAGCATTCCAGTTTTGCAAACAGTACAAACGTACAACAGAGTTCCGGAGGCTATGTGAAATAATCAGGAATCATCTGGCAAACCTTAACAAGTACAGAGACCAAAGGGACCGACCTGACTTATCAGCTCCAGAGAGTTTGCAACTGTACCTTGATACAAGATTTGAGCAGCTGAAAATAGCAACCGAACTCCAACTATGGCAG GAAGCTTTTCGTGCTGTAGAGGATATTCATgggttgatgtgcatggttaaGAAAACCCCCAAGGCATCCCTGATGGTGGTTTATTATGCCAAGCTAACAGAAATATTCTGGATTTCATCTAGCCATCTTTATCATGCATCTGCGTGGTTGAAGCTGTTTACACTTCAGAAAAGCTTTAATAAGAACTTAAGCCAGAAAGATCTTCAAATGATTGCATCATCTGTTGTTTTGGCTGCACTTGCTGTGATCCCCTATGATCAAACCTGTGGTGCCTCCCATTTGGAACTTGAAAATGAGAAAGAACGCAATTTGAAAATGGCAAATCTCATAGGATTCAATCTAGACCCTAAACTTGAGAATCGAGAAGTG CTCTCACGGTCGTCGCTCCTCTCAGAATTG GTTACTAAAGGGGTGATGAGTTGTGCCACacaagaagtaaaagatctTTACCACCTTCTAGAGCACGAGTTTTTTCCTCTGGATCTTGCATCTAAGATCCAGCCCTTCTTGGCCAAAATCTCGAAACTTGGTGGTAAGCTTGCTTCGGCATCATCTATTCCTGAGGTGCAACTTTCTCAGTATCTTCCTGCCCTTGAAAAGCTTGCTACTTTGAGGTTGCTTCAGCAG GTTTCTCGGGTGTACCAGTCCATGAAAATTGAGAGTTTATCTCTGATGATACccttttttgatttttctgttCTGGAGAAAATATCAGTTGATGCTGTAAAAAACAACTTTATAGCTATGAAAATTGATCATATTAAGGGTGTTGTGACGTTTGGTCACCTG GGTCTAGAATCTGATGGATTGCGGGATCATTTGACTCATTTTGCTGAATCCTTGAACAAAGCAAGAGTCATGATTTATCCTCCAGTTCAGAAGGCATCAAAACTTGGTGAAATTTTACCTACTTTGGGAGAAGTAGTGGAGAAGGAGCACAAGAGACTTCTTGCCCGGAAATCAATCattgagaaaagaaaggaagagcAAGAACGTCAACTTTTGGAAATG GAACGCGAAGAGGAGTCAAAGAGACTAAAACTTCAGAAGATAACTGAAGAGGCAGAGCAGAAGAGGCTTGCTGCAGAATATGAGCAACGGAAGAATCAAAGAATTCGCAGGGAGATAGAAGAGCGTGAACACGAAGAAGCCCAAGCAATGCTTGAGGAAGCTGAGAAACGCGGTAAAAGCAAGGGGAAAAAGAAGCCAATCTTGGAAGGG GAAAAGGTGACAAAGCAAACTCTGATGGAGCGGGCTTTGAATGAGCAGCTCAGAGAGCGGcaagaaatggagaagaaattaCAGAAATTGGCTAAGACGATGGATTATTTGGAAAGAGCCAAGAGAGAGGAGGCAGCTCCTTTAATTGAAGCTGCTTTCCAAAGAAGATTGGTGGAAGAAAAGATGATCCATGAACGGGAGCAGCAG CAAGAAATTGAAATGAGCAGACAGCGACATGACGGGGACCTTGCAGAAAAGAATAGACTGGCACGCATGTTGGACAATAAG TTGATTTTCGAGGAAAAAGTTATAAGTCGTCGTCAAGCAGAGTTTGATCGATTGAGGatggagagagaggaaagaatCAACCAAATCATACAGGCTCGAAGGCAAGAGAGGGAGGCtatgagaaagaaaattttcttcgtGAGAACTGAAGAAGAGAGGCTGAAAAGGCTGCGTGAAGAGGAGGAAGCTCGCAAACATGAAG AGGCTGAGAGACGGAAGAAGGAAGATGCTGAACGCCAGGCTAAGTTGGACGAGATTTTTGAAAGGCAGAAGCAAAGAGAGCGGGAGCTGGAGGAAAAAGAGAGGCTTAGGAGGGAAGCTCTCTTGGGAAGATCAACTGATGGGCCTTCAAGGCTCTCTGAAGCCCGACCACTGGAAACTGGAGCTGCTGCTGCAGCTGCTCCTGCCCCCGGTCCTGGAAAATATGTGCCTAGGTTCCGGCGGGAGAGAGTTGATGGTGGAGGGCAGGCCCCACCTCCAGAACAAGATCGATGGGGCAGTCGGTCAGATGATCGTCCCCCACAATCCAGTGACAGATGGCGCAGCGATGACCGTAAACCATCTTACGGTAGCAAGGGTTGGCCATCAGCCAGGGGTGCTCCTCGCGACCGCTGA